A single Arcanobacterium canis DNA region contains:
- the pdxT gene encoding pyridoxal 5'-phosphate synthase glutaminase subunit PdxT — MTGKTVGVLAVQGAFIEHCRRLEELGLRAVELRHTAHVRCSLDGLVLPGGESTVQSKLLHELDMFDPLAEALGGGMPVFGTCAGLILLAQHVMNGPVSGIDGAHAAMPTNSAVEINGFATMPVTVVRNAYGRQLGSFYIDDGLYMSNDHGEATRNDPVTIPMTFIRAPHIAQWGEGVDVIAQLPNGTPVAVRYENQIGATFQPELDSDLHIYEAFARML, encoded by the coding sequence ATGACCGGTAAAACCGTAGGAGTTCTTGCTGTTCAAGGTGCGTTCATTGAACACTGTCGTCGGTTAGAAGAACTCGGCCTTCGTGCAGTTGAACTGCGTCACACAGCACACGTGCGCTGTTCACTTGACGGCTTGGTTCTCCCTGGCGGAGAGTCAACAGTCCAGAGCAAGCTCCTGCATGAGCTGGATATGTTTGATCCGTTAGCAGAGGCTCTTGGCGGTGGAATGCCAGTATTCGGCACATGTGCCGGGCTGATTCTGCTAGCCCAACACGTGATGAACGGTCCAGTATCGGGGATCGATGGCGCACACGCAGCGATGCCAACGAACTCAGCTGTGGAGATCAACGGTTTCGCAACGATGCCGGTGACGGTGGTGCGCAACGCTTACGGGCGCCAACTGGGGAGCTTTTACATCGACGATGGCCTTTACATGAGTAACGATCACGGCGAAGCGACGCGCAACGATCCGGTCACGATCCCGATGACCTTTATCCGAGCACCTCACATTGCCCAATGGGGTGAGGGAGTGGACGTCATCGCGCAATTGCCCAACGGTACGCCTGTGGCGGTGCGCTACGAGAATCAAATCGGAGCAACATTCCAACCCGAACTTGATTCTGACCTGCACATATACGAGGCCTTCGCTCGTATGCTGTAG
- the recR gene encoding recombination mediator RecR, translating to MAGVYDGAVQQLIDELGRLPGVGPKSAQRIAFYLLEVDSAEVEALVSALQAVKTKVRFCSICGNVTESDICSICSDPRRLDSVICVVEEAKDIVAIERAREYRGRYHVLGGAIDPIAGVGPDQLRIRELYSRLGTGEVKEVILAMDPNVEGEATATYLSLNLAHMGVVVSRLASGLPVGGDLEYADEMTISRALEGRTRLSEPTTLPSAI from the coding sequence ATGGCTGGAGTCTACGACGGCGCAGTACAACAGTTGATTGATGAACTCGGACGCCTGCCCGGTGTTGGCCCCAAAAGTGCCCAACGCATTGCGTTTTACTTGCTTGAAGTAGATAGTGCAGAGGTCGAAGCACTCGTCAGTGCCCTTCAGGCGGTCAAAACAAAGGTTCGTTTCTGCTCAATTTGTGGCAATGTCACTGAAAGCGATATCTGTTCTATTTGTTCCGATCCACGCCGGCTTGATTCCGTGATCTGTGTGGTTGAAGAAGCGAAAGATATTGTTGCTATTGAGCGTGCGCGCGAATACCGCGGCCGTTACCACGTGCTCGGCGGAGCTATTGACCCTATCGCCGGTGTTGGCCCAGATCAATTGCGCATTCGTGAGCTGTACTCGCGTCTTGGCACTGGCGAGGTAAAAGAAGTCATTCTTGCCATGGATCCGAATGTGGAAGGTGAGGCCACGGCCACATATCTGTCGTTAAATCTTGCGCACATGGGAGTAGTCGTCTCGCGTTTAGCTTCGGGATTGCCTGTTGGCGGTGACCTAGAATACGCAGATGAAATGACGATCTCGCGTGCGCTCGAAGGACGAACTCGATTGAGTGAGCCAACAACGTTGCCATCGGCGATCTGA
- a CDS encoding protein kinase domain-containing protein — protein MERREIGGYQLVERIGVGGMSTVYEAIDGGGTRVALKLLHPALSADPAARVRLKREVAMLQRVRGPYVAQILDAETDDTDVFIVTELIDGPTLDDDVAQQGVFTGDDLAQLSRELGEALESIHAQGVLHRDVKPSNVMLGQNGPVLIDFGISQLGDDLRLTQTGSLTHTPGWADPRVIRGSAPDELADWWSMAAVIAFAATGRPPFGRGNTSAVMNRVLAGEADLSGLPDRLAAAFRAALSPNESARLPYTTLQKVLDDASFSPMIPVGESAEEADDGVARAEVADDAEAAPSVELTAILERPAVIEPPVVLESAPAVEPTRVMTTPAEQPTALYPQHPPVSYAPQEAKVTEPPSIPQWMTPPRTFPLFFLALAVAVALIGGARPWATMIAVIATLWCADIVGDTREELINRRYRHGGPYTGESLRSLVRLPWVMVTATLRLAMSVLVGGTIAMGAGWVMVQMDIARSRSLYSTVVGLAVVVIWMFAASHKAREGVRYMMESVTPTSGYRALWVVFAMVAAAGAYVFWRSGSTVNLTPFGRILF, from the coding sequence GTGGAACGTAGAGAAATTGGCGGCTATCAGCTCGTTGAGCGCATCGGCGTCGGGGGGATGTCAACGGTGTACGAGGCAATCGACGGCGGCGGCACACGGGTCGCGTTGAAGCTTCTTCATCCTGCGCTTTCTGCTGACCCCGCTGCGCGAGTGCGCCTGAAACGCGAGGTTGCAATGCTTCAACGTGTGCGTGGCCCGTACGTGGCGCAGATTCTCGACGCTGAAACTGATGACACAGACGTCTTTATCGTCACTGAGCTAATCGATGGGCCGACTCTCGACGACGACGTGGCTCAACAAGGAGTGTTCACGGGGGACGATCTTGCCCAACTTTCGCGAGAACTTGGCGAGGCGCTGGAATCAATCCATGCTCAAGGCGTCCTCCATCGAGACGTCAAGCCGTCGAATGTGATGCTCGGGCAAAACGGGCCGGTGCTCATCGATTTCGGTATTTCTCAATTGGGCGACGATCTGCGCCTGACTCAGACTGGCTCTCTGACCCACACACCTGGCTGGGCGGATCCTCGAGTGATTCGTGGGAGCGCGCCGGATGAACTGGCAGATTGGTGGTCGATGGCTGCGGTGATTGCATTCGCTGCGACGGGACGGCCACCTTTCGGGCGCGGTAACACTTCAGCTGTGATGAATCGCGTTCTTGCAGGTGAAGCAGATCTTTCCGGGTTGCCGGATCGCCTCGCCGCCGCTTTCCGTGCGGCTCTGTCGCCTAACGAATCGGCGCGTCTGCCGTACACGACGCTTCAAAAAGTGCTCGATGACGCCAGCTTTTCCCCGATGATTCCGGTTGGTGAGAGTGCCGAAGAGGCCGACGACGGGGTGGCTCGTGCCGAGGTGGCCGACGACGCCGAGGCGGCACCGAGCGTTGAGCTGACCGCTATTCTGGAGCGTCCAGCTGTGATTGAGCCTCCCGTTGTGCTTGAGTCCGCACCCGCCGTCGAGCCAACTCGTGTGATGACGACGCCCGCGGAACAGCCAACTGCTCTCTATCCGCAACATCCACCTGTCTCGTATGCGCCGCAGGAAGCCAAGGTGACCGAACCGCCGTCGATTCCGCAGTGGATGACACCCCCACGGACATTTCCGCTCTTTTTCCTCGCACTTGCAGTCGCTGTGGCGTTGATTGGGGGCGCACGCCCGTGGGCCACCATGATTGCGGTGATTGCTACCCTCTGGTGTGCTGACATTGTGGGGGACACCCGCGAAGAACTCATCAATCGACGGTATCGACACGGTGGCCCTTATACAGGGGAATCTCTCCGGTCTCTCGTCCGCCTGCCATGGGTCATGGTGACGGCAACATTGAGGTTGGCTATGTCGGTATTAGTTGGCGGAACAATCGCTATGGGTGCCGGTTGGGTGATGGTGCAAATGGATATCGCGAGATCAAGGTCTCTATATTCCACAGTCGTCGGGCTTGCTGTTGTGGTGATCTGGATGTTTGCTGCCTCCCACAAGGCGCGGGAGGGAGTGCGTTACATGATGGAGTCTGTCACTCCGACTTCTGGGTATCGGGCGTTGTGGGTGGTCTTTGCAATGGTGGCAGCCGCCGGAGCGTATGTTTTCTGGCGGAGTGGATCGACAGTCAACCTCACCCCTTTTGGAAGAATTCTTTTCTAG
- a CDS encoding DUF4032 domain-containing protein, translated as MPPKALQITSAKVVPALLDLPWNIPLEEWPEELIATLPRGISRHVVRFVNLEGEIIAIKEIGEEVAHHEYEMLRDLDRIDAPCVDALAVITGRYDDAGEPLNAVLITHHLPYSLPYRAIFSQQSSMRPETVNRLTDALTVLMVRLHLIGFFWGDVSLSNTLFRRDAGEYAAYLVDAETGELEANLSPRKRAYDIDVARTNIIGELMDLQAGGILDEEFDAIAVGNRFEERYHALWAELTEAESFSLSDRWRVDERINRLNQLGFDVGEMSMSTDIDGTQLSIQPMVVDAGHYSRQIMRLTGMDVEEQQARRMMNDLDSYRTLTGRDSLPLSVVAHQWMTEVFEPTVNAIPRELAGKLQRAEIFHEVLEHRWYMSEKAGHDVPMKDVIESYINDVLVHRPDEQALIPQTETTTIPVIME; from the coding sequence ATGCCACCAAAGGCGCTTCAGATTACGTCGGCGAAAGTTGTGCCAGCGTTACTCGATCTGCCGTGGAACATTCCGCTCGAAGAGTGGCCTGAGGAGCTCATCGCGACACTCCCGCGAGGCATCTCCCGCCACGTTGTGAGATTCGTCAACCTCGAAGGCGAGATCATCGCGATCAAGGAAATTGGCGAAGAGGTAGCGCACCACGAATACGAGATGCTTCGCGATCTCGATCGTATTGATGCTCCCTGTGTCGATGCGCTCGCTGTCATTACTGGCCGTTATGACGACGCCGGTGAACCGCTCAACGCCGTGTTGATTACACACCACCTGCCCTATTCTTTGCCGTACCGCGCAATTTTCTCTCAACAGTCCTCAATGCGCCCAGAGACTGTCAATCGTCTCACCGACGCGCTCACCGTACTGATGGTGCGTTTGCATCTCATCGGCTTTTTCTGGGGCGATGTGTCGCTATCGAATACGCTCTTTCGGCGCGATGCTGGCGAGTATGCTGCCTATCTTGTTGATGCGGAAACGGGCGAACTTGAAGCGAATCTTTCGCCGCGTAAACGCGCCTACGATATCGATGTTGCGCGCACAAATATCATCGGAGAGCTGATGGATCTTCAAGCCGGTGGGATTCTTGACGAAGAATTCGATGCAATCGCCGTCGGAAACCGTTTCGAAGAGCGCTACCATGCGCTATGGGCGGAGCTCACTGAAGCAGAATCTTTCTCGTTATCTGATCGTTGGCGTGTGGACGAGCGAATTAATCGGCTCAATCAGCTCGGATTCGATGTCGGTGAGATGTCGATGTCCACCGATATTGATGGCACACAGCTTTCGATCCAACCGATGGTGGTGGACGCCGGGCATTATTCACGTCAAATCATGCGATTGACCGGCATGGACGTTGAAGAGCAACAAGCCAGGCGCATGATGAATGATCTTGATTCGTATCGCACACTCACAGGACGCGATTCACTCCCGCTGTCTGTGGTGGCTCATCAATGGATGACGGAAGTATTCGAGCCTACCGTCAATGCGATTCCACGCGAGCTGGCAGGAAAGCTCCAACGCGCCGAGATTTTCCATGAGGTGCTCGAACACCGCTGGTACATGTCTGAAAAGGCGGGTCATGACGTACCAATGAAAGATGTCATCGAGTCATATATCAATGACGTGCTGGTACACCGACCAGATGAGCAGGCACTGATCCCGCAGACTGAGACCACCACAATTCCTGTGATTATGGAATAA
- a CDS encoding oxygen-dependent tRNA uridine(34) hydroxylase TrhO has translation MTDSKVLLFYKFAPLPDPLAVKMWQKNLCEKLGLRGRLLISRDGINGTLGGTVQACKAYVKELKNYPPFADVDMKWSEGTGMGEDGFSRDFPRLSVKVRDEIVAFGAPGELKVGPEGVIGGGVHVKPEEVENLIHANPDLVFFDGRNKVEWEIGRFEGAVVPDTTTTHDFIAELESGKFDDIKDKPILTYCTGGIRCEVLSALMKNRGFTQVYQLDGGIVRYGEKFANSGRWQGSLTVFDNREVIDFDGEAAKLAQCHTCGAPAGRLHNCDEPSCRTRMPVCEDCVHKPAFCDEHMNVSA, from the coding sequence ATGACCGATTCGAAAGTGCTGCTGTTTTACAAGTTCGCGCCTCTGCCAGATCCACTTGCAGTGAAGATGTGGCAGAAGAACCTCTGCGAGAAGTTGGGGTTGCGTGGTCGTCTCCTTATCTCCCGTGATGGCATCAACGGAACGCTTGGTGGCACGGTTCAGGCGTGCAAGGCATACGTCAAGGAATTGAAGAACTACCCGCCATTCGCCGATGTTGACATGAAATGGTCGGAGGGGACTGGCATGGGTGAGGATGGATTCTCTCGCGATTTTCCGCGTCTTTCGGTCAAGGTGCGCGATGAAATTGTGGCATTCGGTGCTCCTGGCGAACTTAAAGTTGGCCCAGAAGGTGTGATCGGTGGCGGTGTTCACGTCAAGCCTGAGGAAGTTGAAAACCTCATCCATGCAAACCCAGATCTTGTCTTCTTTGACGGACGTAACAAAGTGGAGTGGGAGATCGGCCGATTCGAAGGCGCCGTCGTCCCTGACACCACCACGACGCATGACTTCATCGCTGAGCTTGAATCAGGCAAGTTTGATGACATCAAGGACAAGCCGATCTTGACGTACTGCACGGGCGGAATTCGCTGTGAAGTCCTCTCAGCATTAATGAAGAACCGTGGGTTCACCCAGGTCTATCAGCTCGACGGCGGCATTGTCCGGTACGGCGAAAAGTTCGCCAACTCTGGACGCTGGCAGGGCTCGTTGACGGTGTTTGACAACCGTGAGGTCATAGATTTCGACGGCGAGGCAGCCAAACTCGCCCAGTGTCATACCTGTGGTGCGCCGGCTGGACGTCTGCATAACTGCGATGAACCCTCGTGCCGCACGCGTATGCCTGTGTGTGAGGATTGTGTGCATAAGCCGGCGTTCTGCGACGAGCACATGAATGTGAGCGCCTAG
- the pdxS gene encoding pyridoxal 5'-phosphate synthase lyase subunit PdxS → MANSRYELNKQLAQMLKGGVIMDVTNADQARIAEEAGACAVMALERIPADIRAAGGVSRMSDPRLIKEIQQAVSIPVMAKVRIGHFVEAQVLQALEIDYIDESEVLSPADNVYHIDKSTFDVPFVCGAKNLGEALRRIAEGASMIRTKGEPGTGDVVQAVTHMRLIQSQIRHVVGLRDDEVFEHAKQLAVPVELLRQVKDAGKLPVVNFAAGGVATPADAALMMQLGAEGVFVGSGIFKSGDPAKRAAAIVKSVTNFEDAALIAELSEDLGEAMVGINEAEIDLLMAERGQ, encoded by the coding sequence ATGGCCAACTCCCGATACGAACTCAATAAGCAACTTGCGCAGATGCTCAAAGGCGGCGTCATTATGGACGTCACGAATGCTGATCAGGCACGCATTGCTGAAGAAGCCGGAGCGTGTGCTGTGATGGCGCTTGAGCGCATCCCGGCAGATATTCGTGCTGCAGGCGGTGTATCACGTATGAGCGATCCGCGCCTGATCAAGGAAATTCAGCAGGCCGTATCGATCCCCGTCATGGCGAAGGTCCGTATTGGCCACTTCGTTGAGGCTCAGGTACTTCAGGCGCTTGAGATCGATTATATCGACGAATCCGAAGTGCTTTCGCCCGCGGACAACGTCTACCACATCGACAAGAGCACCTTCGACGTTCCGTTCGTGTGCGGTGCCAAAAACCTCGGCGAAGCGCTTCGCCGAATTGCTGAAGGCGCGTCGATGATCCGCACGAAGGGTGAGCCTGGCACGGGCGACGTCGTCCAGGCAGTGACGCACATGCGTCTGATTCAGTCTCAGATCCGCCACGTTGTGGGGCTGCGTGACGACGAAGTGTTCGAGCACGCTAAGCAGCTTGCCGTTCCTGTGGAGCTACTTCGCCAGGTCAAGGACGCTGGCAAGCTTCCGGTGGTGAACTTTGCTGCCGGTGGTGTGGCCACTCCAGCCGACGCCGCGCTAATGATGCAGCTTGGAGCCGAGGGCGTGTTCGTTGGCTCGGGTATTTTCAAGTCAGGCGATCCTGCAAAGCGTGCAGCCGCAATCGTGAAGTCTGTGACGAACTTTGAGGACGCGGCGTTGATCGCTGAGCTCTCCGAGGACCTTGGCGAAGCGATGGTGGGAATCAACGAAGCTGAGATTGATCTTCTCATGGCGGAGCGCGGTCAATGA
- a CDS encoding DNA polymerase III subunit gamma and tau, with the protein MSIALYRRYRPENFQEVIGQSHVTTPLMAALASGRTTHAYLFSGPRGCGKTTSARILARCLNCVEYPTDTPCGKCDSCRELARNGSGSLDVVELDAASHGGVDDARELREQAGFAPVRDRFKIFIIDEAHMVSNQGFNALLKVVEEPPEHVKFIFATTEPEKVIGTIRSRTHHYPFRLVPPTELEDYLAQVCANEGIEAPRSVLSLAVRAGTGSVRDTMSVLDQLIGGSENGVLNYERAVALLGYTSAALLDEAVAAIAERDGAHLFSVVDSVVKSGHDPRRFVEDLLQRLRDLMIIALTGEAARDVFVAVPEDQYSRMVRQAMNLGASRASHCADLVNEALSQMVGATAPRLQLELLCARLIVNEGTNLRSSSPDAGGAGNSQVSANVGTTGRGPAVPPPAQLAKLKRSPQEAARTAAHPGQPTHSRGMNAPQNQRMPQTPASSAQVAPQDRPMPQMPGAETVERPHHVPVSPRQEQPSAEKPQEQAVHSAPREAASQKKPAVDPSRALNAVRGRWEDVLSTVKNTSKVAGSQLAASFGPIAFEDGALVIGFSQPGLAQAFGRHTGEVSAAIGKVFGKSLPVEARVGEQPSGGQRDSTRPPVPNSRENTDTDRPKVEAAQAAAPDRANNNAHERVSHGKATAEHTAHELPLATSAAEQGRAFPQPGPLGEPKDGLEETAHPEDDPVYHQDPSREPEARALADPAGVLGPLLSGEVEFAGEDHTRASAPMGKSSALPQTPAPTLDVPVRQDPIHEEGPVPGYEYIPPEFEPVPEEEFEPYNPAAMTHETPFYAQNMPAPPPQVFPTSQHQSTAAPVRTPAVPHEPSATDNFVADTARMLGRAPEHQSSHMKAATIDVAKLAAAHQKKAEEQDDWDEVTDDDPEISVAENAGVNILVEKLDAQIVEEIPLEEAH; encoded by the coding sequence GTGAGTATCGCATTGTATCGTCGCTATCGTCCCGAGAACTTCCAGGAGGTCATTGGGCAATCCCATGTGACCACGCCGCTGATGGCTGCCTTGGCATCAGGGCGGACGACCCACGCCTATTTGTTTTCTGGCCCGCGTGGGTGCGGGAAAACTACTTCCGCGCGTATCCTTGCACGATGTCTCAACTGCGTGGAATACCCCACCGACACCCCGTGCGGGAAGTGTGATTCGTGTCGTGAGTTAGCGCGTAACGGTTCGGGCTCACTCGACGTCGTCGAACTCGACGCAGCGTCACACGGCGGTGTGGATGACGCGCGCGAGCTGCGTGAGCAAGCGGGTTTCGCGCCTGTCCGTGATCGCTTCAAAATTTTTATTATCGACGAAGCACATATGGTGTCGAACCAGGGCTTTAACGCCCTGCTAAAAGTGGTCGAGGAACCACCCGAGCATGTGAAATTTATCTTTGCGACCACTGAACCTGAGAAGGTGATCGGCACGATCCGATCGCGTACGCATCACTATCCGTTCCGTCTGGTTCCACCCACTGAACTCGAAGATTATCTTGCTCAGGTGTGCGCGAATGAGGGGATCGAGGCTCCACGTTCAGTCCTCAGCCTCGCTGTACGCGCAGGTACCGGGTCTGTTCGTGACACGATGTCTGTTCTTGACCAACTTATTGGTGGCTCTGAAAATGGCGTGTTGAACTATGAGCGCGCAGTGGCACTACTGGGATACACATCGGCAGCGTTGCTTGATGAAGCAGTAGCAGCGATCGCTGAGCGTGACGGCGCACACCTGTTCAGTGTGGTTGATTCAGTTGTGAAAAGTGGACATGATCCGCGCCGTTTTGTGGAGGATCTTCTCCAACGTTTGCGCGATTTGATGATTATCGCGCTCACGGGCGAAGCTGCTCGTGATGTTTTCGTCGCTGTCCCAGAAGATCAGTACTCACGTATGGTGCGGCAGGCAATGAATCTTGGTGCGAGCCGCGCATCCCATTGTGCCGACCTGGTCAACGAGGCGCTATCGCAGATGGTGGGTGCTACTGCGCCAAGACTCCAGCTTGAGTTGCTCTGTGCTCGGCTTATCGTCAACGAGGGGACAAATCTACGTTCATCCTCTCCCGACGCCGGTGGGGCAGGGAACTCACAGGTGTCAGCGAACGTCGGAACTACGGGGCGTGGGCCAGCTGTGCCTCCGCCGGCGCAGCTGGCGAAACTGAAGAGGAGTCCGCAAGAGGCTGCGCGCACTGCTGCACATCCTGGGCAACCTACGCACAGCCGAGGAATGAATGCCCCTCAGAATCAGAGGATGCCGCAGACGCCAGCGTCGAGTGCCCAGGTTGCTCCCCAAGACCGGCCGATGCCGCAGATGCCGGGGGCAGAGACTGTAGAGCGTCCTCATCATGTTCCAGTGTCGCCTCGTCAGGAACAACCATCGGCCGAGAAACCACAGGAACAGGCTGTTCACAGTGCGCCACGTGAGGCGGCGTCACAAAAGAAACCTGCTGTGGATCCATCACGTGCTCTGAATGCAGTTCGCGGCCGCTGGGAGGACGTGCTGTCCACAGTGAAGAACACGTCGAAAGTTGCTGGCTCACAGCTTGCGGCATCTTTTGGGCCAATCGCATTTGAAGATGGCGCCCTCGTGATCGGTTTTTCGCAGCCTGGATTAGCACAGGCTTTTGGGCGGCACACAGGAGAAGTCTCGGCTGCAATCGGCAAAGTATTCGGAAAGTCTTTGCCCGTTGAGGCACGTGTGGGGGAACAGCCTTCGGGAGGTCAGAGGGACAGCACGCGTCCTCCGGTGCCCAATTCGCGAGAGAATACGGACACTGATCGCCCAAAAGTTGAGGCCGCGCAGGCCGCGGCTCCTGATCGCGCCAATAACAACGCCCATGAAAGGGTTTCTCATGGAAAGGCTACTGCGGAGCACACTGCACATGAGCTCCCGCTAGCAACATCGGCTGCTGAACAAGGTCGCGCTTTTCCTCAGCCAGGGCCACTTGGCGAGCCGAAGGATGGGCTTGAGGAAACTGCTCACCCTGAGGACGATCCTGTCTATCACCAGGATCCGAGTCGTGAACCCGAGGCTCGTGCCTTGGCAGATCCTGCAGGTGTGCTTGGGCCGTTGCTCAGTGGTGAGGTGGAATTTGCCGGCGAGGATCATACGCGTGCCTCCGCCCCAATGGGGAAATCTTCGGCGCTCCCGCAGACTCCTGCTCCCACCTTGGATGTGCCGGTTCGTCAAGATCCGATCCATGAGGAAGGGCCTGTTCCTGGATACGAATATATTCCGCCTGAATTTGAACCAGTGCCCGAAGAGGAATTCGAACCGTATAATCCAGCGGCAATGACACATGAGACGCCGTTCTATGCCCAAAATATGCCGGCGCCTCCTCCCCAGGTGTTTCCGACCAGTCAGCATCAGTCAACTGCGGCACCGGTGAGAACACCTGCGGTTCCTCATGAACCGAGCGCAACGGATAATTTCGTTGCTGATACTGCCCGAATGTTAGGGCGTGCGCCTGAACATCAGTCGTCGCACATGAAGGCAGCCACAATTGACGTGGCTAAGCTTGCCGCTGCCCACCAGAAGAAAGCAGAAGAGCAAGACGACTGGGACGAAGTGACGGATGATGACCCAGAAATCTCCGTCGCTGAAAACGCCGGGGTGAATATCCTGGTGGAAAAGCTTGATGCCCAAATCGTTGAAGAAATCCCGTTAGAGGAGGCACACTGA
- a CDS encoding ABC transporter ATP-binding protein — MATVTYQNATRVYPGNTTPSVDSLNLDIADGEFLVLVGPSGSGKSTALRMLAGLEDVNSGKIFIGDRDVTDVSPKDRDIAMVFQNYALYPHMSVGENMGFALKIAGVDKNVIKERVAKAAEILDLTPYLERKPKALSGGQRQRVAMGRAIVREPQVFLMDEPLSNLDAKLRVQTRTQIASLQRELGITTVYVTHDQTEALTMGDRIAVLNFGVLQQVASPAEMFSRPANAFVAGFIGSPAMNLGPWTLEGGVARFGDASIPVPANVAAGVTAEDNGKIIVGLRPEAFDVVSEAEQSIPLKVTFVEGLGSDAYVHGHIVGQEREAERFGSGDNSDIVTVRTPPTMNPMPGSIVYLRPQLEHAHFFAASSGIRLGD; from the coding sequence ATGGCTACCGTTACTTATCAAAACGCTACCCGCGTCTACCCGGGAAACACCACTCCTTCAGTTGATTCTTTGAACCTCGATATTGCCGACGGCGAATTCCTGGTTCTCGTTGGGCCTTCGGGTTCGGGCAAGTCAACCGCTCTGCGTATGCTCGCAGGCCTCGAAGATGTGAACTCCGGAAAGATCTTCATTGGGGATCGCGACGTCACCGACGTCTCCCCCAAGGATCGCGACATCGCTATGGTCTTCCAGAACTACGCACTCTACCCACACATGTCCGTCGGCGAGAACATGGGCTTCGCCCTGAAGATCGCTGGTGTGGACAAGAACGTGATTAAGGAGCGCGTGGCGAAGGCCGCAGAGATTCTCGATCTCACTCCATACCTTGAGCGTAAGCCGAAGGCACTGTCAGGTGGTCAGCGTCAGCGCGTGGCCATGGGCCGCGCCATCGTGCGTGAACCGCAAGTGTTCCTCATGGACGAACCGCTGTCGAACCTGGATGCGAAGCTGCGTGTGCAGACCCGTACCCAGATCGCTTCGCTCCAGCGCGAACTGGGTATCACCACCGTGTACGTGACCCACGATCAGACCGAAGCTCTGACCATGGGTGACCGCATTGCAGTGCTGAACTTCGGTGTGCTTCAGCAGGTGGCTTCCCCGGCAGAAATGTTCTCCCGTCCGGCAAACGCCTTCGTTGCAGGCTTCATCGGCTCGCCGGCAATGAACCTCGGCCCGTGGACACTCGAGGGTGGTGTTGCTCGCTTCGGTGATGCGTCGATCCCTGTTCCAGCCAATGTTGCAGCAGGAGTCACCGCTGAGGATAATGGCAAGATCATCGTGGGCCTGCGCCCTGAAGCTTTCGACGTCGTGTCCGAAGCTGAGCAGTCAATCCCGTTGAAGGTGACCTTCGTTGAGGGTCTGGGTTCGGATGCTTACGTCCATGGCCACATCGTTGGCCAGGAGCGCGAAGCTGAGCGCTTTGGCTCTGGCGACAACTCCGACATCGTCACTGTGCGTACACCTCCGACGATGAACCCGATGCCAGGCTCGATTGTGTACTTGCGTCCACAGCTTGAACATGCGCACTTCTTCGCAGCATCTTCGGGCATTCGCCTGGGTGACTGA
- a CDS encoding DsbA family protein, protein MAPKQTPGTTSVKLSKEERRAAVREKARALKEAEAKRARRNKIVGIVVAAIVAVVVIVTSYMVLTSNSSEAKYGGTARALDIKNVDEDYGITINAKGEAGKKVDGKPEVAIYSDFRCPFCQQLELQNKDVINSYSSEGKIGFKFYPVNILHQPFSATGAAAIFYTATYAPEIARPMFEALMEQGAKTAESSAEQATPEDIREVAKKLGMKDKDLEDMAATITSKEWADYVTKATQAFSDKGYNGTPTVTVDGKKVDVRIEQFPQMLADISAGKAIPEAPKES, encoded by the coding sequence ATGGCACCCAAACAAACTCCCGGGACCACGTCAGTCAAACTCTCGAAAGAAGAGCGTCGCGCCGCTGTTCGAGAAAAAGCACGTGCGCTGAAGGAAGCTGAGGCAAAGCGCGCTCGCCGAAACAAGATCGTTGGTATTGTTGTGGCGGCTATTGTTGCTGTTGTCGTGATCGTGACTTCTTACATGGTACTGACCTCGAATAGCAGTGAAGCAAAGTACGGCGGAACGGCTCGCGCACTTGACATCAAGAACGTTGACGAAGACTACGGAATCACCATTAACGCCAAGGGTGAGGCTGGTAAGAAAGTTGACGGGAAGCCAGAAGTGGCCATTTACTCTGATTTCCGTTGCCCGTTCTGCCAGCAGCTCGAACTCCAGAACAAGGATGTCATCAATTCTTACAGTTCAGAAGGAAAGATTGGCTTCAAGTTCTATCCCGTCAATATCCTTCATCAGCCATTCTCTGCCACGGGTGCTGCAGCGATCTTCTACACCGCAACGTATGCACCTGAAATCGCACGACCCATGTTCGAAGCTCTGATGGAACAAGGCGCGAAAACTGCCGAGTCCTCCGCAGAGCAAGCAACTCCTGAAGATATTCGTGAGGTTGCCAAGAAACTTGGAATGAAGGACAAGGATCTTGAGGATATGGCCGCAACGATTACGTCGAAGGAATGGGCGGATTACGTTACGAAGGCGACTCAGGCGTTTAGTGATAAGGGTTACAACGGTACGCCAACCGTGACCGTTGACGGTAAGAAGGTTGACGTCAGGATTGAGCAGTTCCCACAGATGCTCGCTGATATCAGCGCTGGTAAGGCCATCCCTGAAGCTCCCAAGGAGAGCTGA